One part of the Terrimicrobium sacchariphilum genome encodes these proteins:
- the purM gene encoding phosphoribosylformylglycinamidine cyclo-ligase, producing MKQVKVKAYARAGVDVDLGNVVKSGIQALVRSTHGPQVLGKIGGFGGLFRADFGKMKDPVLVASVDGVGTKLKVAFMVNKHDTVGQDLVNHCINDIAVVGAQPLFFLDYVAAASLEPPVFRQLLTGFAKACRAGSCALIGGETAQMPGMYQAGEYDVAGTIVGVVDRPKMLDGSKVRVGDVLIGLPSTGLHTNGYSLARKVLFETMGLKVNSRLPELKLPIGEELLRVHKNYQPLMASLPDGLLHAAAHITGGGLIDNLPRVLPKGTQANIRRDSWKVPALFQIIEAGGKVDPLEMYQVFNMGIGMVLIVDKKRQAETVKLTRGKVIGEIVEGDQTVTII from the coding sequence ATGAAGCAGGTCAAAGTAAAAGCCTACGCCCGGGCGGGCGTGGATGTGGATTTAGGAAACGTCGTCAAAAGCGGCATTCAGGCGCTGGTGCGCTCGACTCATGGCCCGCAGGTGCTCGGCAAGATCGGCGGCTTCGGCGGTCTCTTCCGCGCGGACTTCGGGAAAATGAAGGACCCCGTGCTCGTCGCCAGCGTCGATGGCGTCGGCACCAAGCTCAAGGTCGCCTTCATGGTCAACAAACACGACACCGTCGGCCAGGATCTCGTCAATCACTGCATCAACGACATCGCCGTCGTCGGGGCGCAGCCGCTTTTCTTCCTTGATTACGTCGCCGCCGCCTCGCTCGAGCCCCCGGTCTTCCGCCAGCTCCTCACCGGTTTTGCCAAGGCCTGCCGCGCCGGAAGCTGTGCTCTCATCGGCGGCGAGACCGCCCAGATGCCCGGCATGTACCAGGCAGGAGAATACGACGTCGCCGGCACCATCGTCGGCGTGGTCGACCGTCCCAAGATGCTCGACGGCTCCAAGGTCCGCGTGGGCGATGTCCTCATCGGCCTCCCCTCGACCGGCCTGCACACCAATGGTTATTCGCTCGCCCGCAAGGTTCTCTTTGAGACCATGGGCTTGAAAGTGAACTCCCGCCTCCCCGAGCTCAAGCTCCCGATCGGCGAGGAACTCCTCCGCGTGCACAAGAATTACCAGCCCCTCATGGCCTCGCTGCCGGACGGGCTGCTCCACGCCGCAGCGCACATCACCGGCGGCGGCCTCATCGACAACCTCCCGCGCGTCCTGCCCAAGGGCACGCAGGCCAACATCCGCCGCGATTCTTGGAAGGTGCCAGCCCTCTTCCAGATCATCGAAGCCGGAGGCAAGGTCGATCCGCTCGAGATGTACCAGGTCTTCAATATGGGCATCGGCATGGTTCTCATCGTCGATAAGAAGCGCCAGGCCGAGACGGTGAAACTCACCCGTGGCAAAGTGATCGGCGAGATCGTCGAAGGCGATCAGACTGTCACCATCATCTAG